The Leucobacter chromiiresistens genome has a window encoding:
- a CDS encoding DUF5979 domain-containing protein yields the protein MRSHTTHGPRVRTFRLGRVVSAITAGVLALSGLLAIPAAAHAAPNPAIVVDEVVIGGGTGPGGQLVVGDTVSVTGSWDAAAAEPRPGDVFTIGLPRELNIPANVPFALSGPTETGEVVDWATCLADAETGVVTCTLTEQVALFPELVLGEFAFDVTAVEATDERALVFDLNGKQVPVELPGGGGIDDGIEVPDTWSKAGEMKANNWSMKWTIDLPGSRMRAHDAITIADTLSGTAHALCTPANLKVQTVRGSTVVDVTSIAQLVPGADPQHFSIRLTAPEPNGFDGDVTYRVTYDTCTPDGQIDPESAEYLNEATVDVWGESSGTIGVHPRPWQGSLTKSGTVLGGGERNGKIAWTVSVPGDQLLGRDGFVFSETLGAGHEVCPDTISGIKITERYGPSNQLQRDVTGMLAPSVTAESAQAFTIDYGIADPAFAFKASDYRYVITYTTCVSQDGLPAGGTAYTNEVSVNGQVAGTETKVPGRSEGKGGSINGSAVTLDGVEHLPQTTLNWSITVPGERVAAIESDLVVTDTLSGAHEVCVAGDPSDGTAAQLGLRVQARDQVNGGGLATVDLTDSVTAEHEDGVLTFTIPRPELPQPGGANATGFSAEYQYVISYTTCTSSGGMDAPGTAYGNAAEVAGKTYEKSVTQNNRGSGTGQGVSRGSVGISKSLADTPGAAFVPDGTTFQVHVQEIDPQGRVQVEYDLDVPLNGDRISGPNSRGAGWTVVLSEPEFPQIPGVVFGDPVFAAEDGVTVRDGGKTAVAALTPGRNITVDLENRAQMGALSLVKQVAGGAAGEVDAARAYEVTAKINTAALGADFPAQADRTVTVTAGEPVRIDDLPIGATVTLSEARPADDDRFTWGDPVFSPQSVTVTAAHATEPAVVTLTNSVERTVGSFSVAKRVTGAEADNPAVPDAVTVTASWEQAGVPGSKTLTVPTDGTPVALGEQLLIGTQVELTETPLADGSGIAWGSPTWSGDGVAVSGASATVTIGRDAEAQVLLENHAATSVAGISVLKGLGGEAAGEVDSDTRFPVTATWTDANGEQSKELMISAVEPTPLGVDLPAGTVVTITEGDRPGIDTVVWKTIAISGDRVTDHGDGSAEIVVSDQQGEMTLVTVVNEAAWAPGTFSIAKRVEGVQPGAPGVPESVAVTASWFEAGEPVSAELALPTDGTAVEFGRDLPHGTEVTLAEALPDATSAFTWNAPRWEMDGIVAHDDGTATLTIGAAQTLAVDLVNTVTPKLGSLTLTKSVTGDGAAQVPAGTVYPVSASWTDLLGEQQQFDLELVAGEPTVLDGLPLGTEVTLAEAEADLPRAVTWVGAEWSTESTGAVIDGSGRSIVLTVTGDDGADGAGGAGAAGGADASVALENRIGTAPGLAVTGGELLGGGLLALGLAAGGVLLLLVRRRRVQ from the coding sequence ATGCGTTCCCACACCACACACGGACCCCGCGTCCGCACCTTCCGGCTCGGAAGAGTCGTCTCCGCGATCACCGCAGGAGTGCTCGCACTGAGCGGCCTGCTGGCGATCCCCGCTGCAGCGCACGCGGCCCCCAACCCCGCCATCGTCGTCGACGAGGTCGTCATCGGCGGGGGCACCGGCCCCGGCGGCCAGCTCGTCGTCGGCGACACGGTCTCCGTGACCGGGAGCTGGGACGCGGCCGCCGCCGAGCCCCGCCCCGGCGACGTCTTCACCATCGGGCTGCCCCGAGAGCTGAACATTCCGGCCAATGTGCCGTTCGCGCTCAGCGGCCCCACCGAGACCGGCGAGGTCGTCGACTGGGCGACGTGTCTCGCCGACGCCGAGACCGGCGTGGTCACGTGCACGCTCACCGAGCAGGTCGCCCTCTTCCCCGAGCTGGTGCTCGGGGAGTTCGCGTTCGACGTCACCGCGGTCGAGGCGACCGACGAGCGCGCGCTCGTCTTCGACCTCAACGGGAAGCAGGTTCCCGTCGAGCTCCCCGGAGGCGGCGGCATCGACGACGGCATCGAGGTTCCCGACACCTGGAGCAAGGCCGGCGAGATGAAGGCCAATAACTGGTCCATGAAGTGGACCATCGACCTGCCCGGCTCGCGGATGCGCGCCCACGACGCGATCACCATCGCCGACACCCTCTCGGGCACGGCGCACGCGCTCTGCACCCCGGCGAACCTCAAGGTGCAGACTGTGCGCGGCAGCACCGTCGTCGACGTGACGAGCATCGCCCAGCTGGTTCCCGGCGCCGACCCGCAGCACTTCTCGATCCGCCTCACCGCGCCCGAGCCGAACGGCTTCGACGGCGACGTGACCTACCGCGTCACGTACGACACCTGCACGCCCGACGGGCAGATCGATCCCGAATCCGCCGAATACCTGAACGAGGCGACGGTCGATGTGTGGGGCGAGTCCTCCGGCACCATCGGCGTGCACCCGCGGCCCTGGCAGGGCTCGCTCACCAAGTCTGGCACTGTGCTCGGCGGGGGCGAGCGCAACGGCAAGATCGCCTGGACCGTCAGCGTTCCCGGCGACCAGCTGCTCGGTCGCGACGGCTTCGTGTTCAGTGAGACCCTCGGCGCCGGGCACGAGGTGTGCCCCGACACGATCAGCGGCATCAAGATCACCGAGCGGTACGGCCCCAGCAACCAGCTGCAGCGCGACGTCACCGGCATGCTCGCCCCGAGCGTGACCGCGGAGTCGGCGCAGGCCTTCACCATCGACTACGGCATCGCCGATCCCGCATTCGCCTTCAAAGCGTCCGACTACCGGTACGTCATCACCTACACGACGTGCGTGAGCCAGGACGGTCTGCCCGCAGGCGGCACGGCCTACACCAACGAGGTCTCGGTCAACGGCCAGGTCGCCGGCACCGAGACGAAGGTGCCCGGCCGCTCCGAGGGCAAGGGCGGCTCCATCAACGGGAGCGCCGTGACGCTCGACGGCGTCGAGCACCTGCCGCAGACCACGCTCAACTGGAGCATCACCGTTCCGGGCGAGCGCGTCGCGGCGATCGAGAGCGATCTCGTCGTCACCGACACCCTCAGCGGCGCGCACGAGGTCTGCGTCGCGGGCGACCCGAGCGACGGCACCGCGGCGCAGCTCGGCCTGCGGGTGCAGGCCCGCGATCAGGTGAACGGCGGCGGCCTCGCCACCGTCGACCTGACCGACTCGGTGACCGCGGAGCACGAGGACGGGGTGCTCACGTTCACGATCCCGCGCCCCGAGCTGCCCCAGCCGGGCGGTGCGAACGCCACCGGATTCAGCGCCGAGTACCAGTACGTCATCAGCTACACCACCTGCACGTCGAGCGGCGGCATGGACGCACCGGGCACCGCGTACGGCAACGCCGCGGAGGTCGCCGGGAAGACGTACGAGAAGTCGGTCACGCAGAACAACCGCGGCAGCGGCACCGGGCAGGGCGTCTCGCGCGGCTCGGTGGGCATCAGCAAGTCGCTCGCCGACACCCCGGGTGCGGCGTTCGTGCCCGACGGCACCACCTTCCAGGTGCACGTGCAGGAGATCGACCCGCAGGGGCGGGTGCAGGTCGAGTACGACCTCGACGTGCCGCTGAACGGCGACCGCATCAGCGGCCCCAACTCCCGCGGCGCCGGCTGGACCGTCGTGCTCTCGGAGCCCGAGTTCCCGCAGATTCCCGGCGTCGTGTTCGGAGACCCCGTGTTTGCGGCCGAGGACGGCGTCACCGTGCGCGACGGCGGCAAGACGGCCGTCGCGGCCCTCACGCCCGGGCGCAACATCACCGTCGACCTCGAGAACCGTGCGCAGATGGGCGCCCTGTCGCTCGTGAAGCAGGTCGCGGGCGGCGCCGCGGGCGAAGTCGATGCCGCACGGGCCTACGAGGTCACCGCGAAGATCAACACGGCCGCGCTGGGCGCCGACTTCCCGGCGCAGGCGGATCGCACAGTCACCGTGACCGCGGGCGAACCCGTGCGCATCGACGACCTGCCGATCGGCGCGACCGTCACGCTGAGCGAGGCCCGGCCCGCCGACGACGACCGGTTCACCTGGGGCGATCCGGTCTTCTCGCCGCAGAGCGTGACGGTGACCGCCGCGCACGCGACCGAGCCCGCGGTGGTCACGCTGACGAACTCGGTCGAGCGCACGGTGGGCAGCTTCTCCGTCGCGAAGCGGGTGACCGGTGCCGAAGCCGACAACCCGGCCGTACCCGACGCGGTGACCGTCACGGCGAGCTGGGAGCAGGCCGGCGTGCCCGGCTCGAAGACGCTCACCGTGCCCACCGACGGCACGCCGGTCGCGCTCGGCGAACAGCTGCTGATCGGCACGCAGGTCGAGCTGACCGAGACCCCGCTGGCCGACGGCTCGGGAATCGCCTGGGGATCGCCGACCTGGTCGGGCGACGGCGTCGCCGTCTCCGGCGCGTCGGCGACCGTCACGATCGGGCGCGACGCCGAGGCGCAGGTGCTCCTGGAGAACCACGCCGCGACGTCCGTCGCCGGTATCAGCGTGCTCAAGGGGCTCGGCGGCGAGGCCGCGGGCGAGGTCGACTCCGACACCCGGTTCCCGGTCACCGCGACCTGGACCGACGCGAACGGCGAGCAGTCGAAGGAGCTCATGATCAGCGCCGTCGAACCGACACCGCTCGGCGTCGACCTGCCCGCCGGCACGGTCGTGACGATCACCGAGGGCGATCGCCCGGGCATCGACACGGTCGTCTGGAAGACGATCGCGATCTCCGGCGATCGGGTCACCGACCACGGCGACGGCAGCGCCGAGATCGTGGTCTCGGATCAGCAGGGCGAGATGACCCTGGTGACCGTGGTGAACGAGGCCGCATGGGCTCCGGGCACCTTCTCGATCGCGAAGCGCGTCGAGGGCGTGCAGCCGGGCGCCCCGGGCGTTCCCGAATCGGTCGCGGTGACGGCCTCGTGGTTCGAGGCGGGCGAGCCCGTCTCCGCCGAGCTCGCGCTCCCGACCGACGGCACCGCGGTGGAGTTCGGGAGGGATCTCCCGCACGGCACCGAGGTGACGCTCGCGGAGGCGCTGCCCGATGCGACGAGCGCGTTCACCTGGAACGCGCCGCGCTGGGAGATGGACGGCATCGTCGCCCACGACGACGGCACCGCGACGCTCACCATCGGTGCGGCGCAGACGCTCGCGGTCGACCTCGTGAACACCGTGACGCCGAAGCTCGGCAGCCTCACGCTGACGAAGTCGGTCACGGGTGACGGCGCTGCTCAGGTGCCCGCAGGCACCGTCTACCCGGTCAGTGCGAGCTGGACCGACCTCCTGGGCGAGCAGCAGCAGTTCGATCTCGAACTCGTCGCCGGAGAGCCGACCGTGCTCGACGGGCTCCCGCTCGGCACCGAGGTGACGCTCGCCGAGGCAGAGGCGGATCTGCCGAGGGCCGTGACGTGGGTCGGCGCCGAGTGGTCGACCGAGTCGACGGGAGCCGTGATCGACGGGTCGGGGCGGAGCATCGTGCTCACCGTGACCGGCGATGACGGAGCCGACGGCGCCGGCGGTGCCGGCGCTGCTGGTGGTGCCGATGCGAGCGTCGCCCTGGAGAACCGGATCGGAACCGCACCGGGCCTCGCGGTCACCGGCGGTGAGCTGCTCGGCGGCGGGCTGCTCGCACTGGGCCTCGCGGCGGGCGGAGTGCTCCTCCTCCTCGTGCGGCGTCGTCGCGTGCAGTGA
- a CDS encoding MFS transporter — MTMTAVDKQAERRKVLAGTVVGTTIEWYDFFIYAQAAGAVFAALYFAPAGETIGQIVAWASLGISFLFRPLGAIVAGHLGDRLGRKRMLVLTLVLMGLATALIGVLPTYAQIGVAAPVLLVLLRVLQGFSAGGEWGGAALMSVEHAPENKRGFFGAYPQIGVPLGMILATATMWVITTTLTEEQFLSWGWRLPFLFSIVLILVGYFIRRAVEESPVFKELQERKGESAAPLKTLFSKHAKEVLLAALIFIANNAAGYLLIAFFSAYATRPEADGGLGLARPPVLLATTLASFGWLAFTLFGGIISDRIGRVRTFQIGYVLLGIWAVPMWFLIDTGNIFMYFVALFLMTVGLGLSYGPQAALYAEMFPADVRYSGVSIGYAIGAIFGGAFAPLIADLVFGATGASWTIGLYILGVTIVSLVAVSVVKEPKGVALNTRSNEVVPV; from the coding sequence ATGACCATGACTGCTGTCGACAAGCAGGCGGAACGGCGCAAGGTGCTCGCGGGCACCGTCGTCGGCACCACCATCGAGTGGTACGACTTCTTCATCTACGCGCAAGCGGCGGGCGCCGTCTTCGCCGCGCTCTACTTCGCGCCCGCGGGCGAGACCATCGGGCAGATCGTCGCCTGGGCCTCGCTCGGCATCTCCTTCCTCTTCCGGCCGCTCGGCGCGATCGTCGCCGGGCACCTCGGAGACCGGCTGGGCCGCAAGCGCATGCTCGTGCTCACGCTCGTGCTCATGGGTCTCGCGACCGCACTGATCGGCGTACTGCCCACCTACGCTCAGATCGGCGTCGCAGCCCCCGTGCTGCTCGTGCTGCTGCGCGTGCTCCAGGGGTTCTCCGCCGGCGGCGAGTGGGGCGGTGCCGCCCTCATGTCGGTCGAGCACGCCCCCGAGAACAAGCGCGGCTTCTTCGGGGCCTACCCGCAGATCGGCGTGCCGCTCGGCATGATCCTCGCGACGGCGACCATGTGGGTCATCACCACGACCCTCACCGAGGAGCAGTTCCTCTCGTGGGGCTGGCGCCTGCCCTTCCTCTTCTCGATCGTGCTGATCCTCGTGGGCTACTTCATCCGTCGGGCCGTCGAGGAGTCGCCGGTGTTCAAGGAGCTGCAGGAGCGCAAGGGAGAATCGGCCGCGCCGCTCAAGACGCTCTTCTCGAAGCATGCGAAAGAGGTGCTGCTCGCCGCCCTCATCTTCATCGCGAACAACGCCGCCGGATACCTGCTCATCGCGTTCTTCTCCGCCTACGCGACCCGGCCCGAGGCCGACGGCGGCCTCGGCCTCGCCCGACCCCCGGTGCTGCTCGCCACGACGCTCGCCTCGTTCGGCTGGCTCGCCTTCACGCTCTTCGGCGGCATCATCTCCGACCGCATCGGCCGCGTGCGCACCTTCCAGATCGGGTACGTGCTGCTCGGCATCTGGGCCGTGCCGATGTGGTTCCTCATCGACACCGGCAACATCTTCATGTACTTCGTCGCCCTGTTCCTCATGACCGTCGGGCTCGGCCTCTCGTACGGCCCCCAGGCGGCGCTGTACGCCGAGATGTTCCCCGCCGACGTGCGGTACTCGGGCGTCTCCATCGGGTACGCGATCGGGGCCATCTTCGGCGGCGCGTTCGCCCCGCTGATCGCCGACCTCGTCTTCGGCGCCACCGGGGCGTCGTGGACGATCGGGCTCTACATCCTCGGCGTCACGATCGTCTCGCTGGTGGCCGTGTCGGTCGTGAAGGAGCCGAAGGGCGTCGCGCTCAACACCCGCTCGAACGAGGTGGTGCCGGTCTAG
- a CDS encoding DUF3021 family protein, protein MSHRSTLSLICFGPIVCGAPIFLYVLGYFLLIAPDFSSVLFGLQWGLALLVLPIAAVGLVVGLIGYVCSRATQRFFNRDLPVPHALIVGAGSGAIGALPLGFLLSLSEFGAGLAISIIASGIYVFVVFTVCVLLWERRARRWNDGAGA, encoded by the coding sequence GTGAGTCACCGGTCCACCCTTTCCCTGATCTGTTTCGGCCCAATCGTGTGCGGTGCGCCAATTTTCCTGTATGTGCTGGGTTACTTCCTTCTCATTGCTCCGGACTTCTCATCGGTGCTTTTCGGACTGCAATGGGGGCTTGCACTGCTCGTCCTCCCCATCGCCGCAGTGGGACTTGTTGTCGGGTTGATCGGGTACGTCTGCAGCAGAGCCACGCAACGCTTCTTCAACCGGGATCTTCCCGTACCCCATGCACTGATCGTCGGAGCGGGAAGCGGCGCAATCGGGGCGCTTCCGCTCGGTTTCCTCCTCTCTCTCTCGGAGTTCGGAGCCGGCCTTGCGATTTCGATCATCGCGAGCGGGATCTACGTCTTCGTGGTGTTCACCGTCTGCGTGCTCCTCTGGGAACGGCGCGCGCGACGCTGGAACGACGGCGCAGGCGCGTAA